A genomic window from Aricia agestis chromosome 8, ilAriAges1.1, whole genome shotgun sequence includes:
- the LOC121729939 gene encoding kelch domain-containing protein 4 produces the protein MGKKKNKNKVSGAVKTAAKTEKKLANKLKKELANLGEEDIAKIISQIEKEEAKRAAASEKVLTTHPTARAYASLTPHPINNELILFGGEYHNGQRTEVYNELLFYNPVNNSWRLLKAPGAPPPRSAHQAIATSANKGELWVFGGEFTSPTETQFHHYKDLWCFSLAEKKWEKVVAPNGPSPRSGHRMVLLGRKLFIFGGYCDDGRECRYFDDLYTFCLDTRTWEKVVPTGRGPTPRSACIMLPIGNNSLVVYGGFSRVRDGRSERTCTHADMFRLCARAGGWSWRALAGGRGARAGLAAAHNPHANRAYVFGGVADVEETEEELVGEMSDELQVLDLETCRWRPLELRAPAAKPAPETETKSAPEPEPVKEEAVTVVTDEVFTMKLGGVPLGGHSEGPDAGGPAARAAGGPGARMSAMLCVQRSALYVYGGVLEKDDKQFYLTDMYSLDLHKLNEWKTLISQPALPDWLGSDSESGSEESGESDSESDDSEESD, from the exons ATGggtaaaaagaaaaacaaaaataaagtgaGTGGTGCTGTGAAAACCGCCGCAAAAACTGAAAAGAAACTTGCTAACAAACTAAAGAAGGAACTTGCGAATTTGGGAGAG GAGGATATTGCAAAAATAATATCACAAATTGAAAAGGAGGAAGCTAAAAGGGCAGCTGCATCAGAGAAGGTCCTAACAACACATCCAACTGCTAGAGCCTACGCCAGCCTTACGCCACATCCTATTAACaatgaattaattttatttggcgGTGAATATCATAATGGTCAACGG ACGGAAGTATACAATGAGTTGCTATTTTATAACCCGGTGAACAACAGTTGGCGTCTTCTGAAAGCACCTGGAGCACCGCCGCCAAGGAGTGCCCATCAGGCTATAGCCACTTCAGCAAACAA aggaGAGCTCTGGGTGTTTGGAGGTGAATTCACAAGCCCCACGGAGACACAGTTCCATCATTATAAGGATCTGTGGTGTTTCTCACTTGCTGAGAAAAAATGGGAAAAG GTAGTGGCACCAAACGGCCCGTCCCCTCGTTCCGGCCACCGGATGGTGCTGCTCGGCCGGAAGCTGTTCATCTTCGGTGGCTACTGTGACGACGGGCGTGAGTGCCGCTACTTCGACGACCTGTACACGTTCTGCCTGGACACGCGGACGTGGGAGAAGGTGGTGCCCACAGGACGAGGCCCCACCCCGAGATCGGCCTGCATCATGCTGCCCATCGGCAATAATTCT ttagTGGTATACGGCGGGTTTTCTCGCGTGCGCGACGGACGGAGTGAGCGGACGTGCACGCACGCGGACATGTTCCGGCTGTGCGCACGCGCGGGCGGGTGGTCGTGGCGCGCGCTGGccggcgggcgcggcgctcgCGCGGGACTCGCCGCCGCACATAACCCGCACGCTAACAGGGCGTACGTGTTCGGTGGTGTTGCG GACGTTGAAGAAACAGAAGAGGAGTTGGTGGGCGAGATGAGCGATGAGCTGCAGGTACTTGACCTGGAGACGTGTCGCTGGAGGCCCCTCGAGCTGCGCGCCCCCGCCGCTAAACCCGCCCCTGAGACCGAAACTAAGTCCGCACCTGAGCCCGAGCCGGTGAAGGAAGAAGCTGTTACAG TGGTAACGGACGAGGTATTTACAATGAAGCTGGGTGGTGTACCCTTGGGGGGTCACTCGGAGGGTCCAGACGCGGGGGGTCCAGCGGCGCGGGCGGCAGGGGGTCCCGGCGCGCGCATGTCCGCCATGCTGTGCGTGCAGCGGTCCGCGCTGTACGTGTACGGCGGCGTGCTAGAGAAGGACGACAAACAGTTCTATCTTACGGACATGTATAGCTTGG ACTTACACAAACTGAACGAGTGGAAGACGCTGATCTCTCAGCCGGCGTTGCCGGACTGGCTCGGCTCCGACTCAGAGTCCGGCTCGGAAGAGTCCGGAGAGTCAGACAGCGAGTCGGACGACAGCGAGGAATCGGACTAA